One genomic window of Maribacter aquivivus includes the following:
- a CDS encoding DUF1501 domain-containing protein encodes MCNTHHSPFKGLQHEGHDEEHKTWSRRSFLQAMGIAGSGSMMLGANMLSASAPSPLSAGISAAETDNILILIRLSGGNDGLSTVIPIEQYDSYANARPNIYIPESKVLKLTDEFGVPSYMSSLAPMWEEGQFKAVHGVGYEGQSLSHFTGSDIFANTDIETTGFSGLNTGWMGRHFENMYPDYLVNPPAAPAAIQIGQFGSLVFQGDETNYAFVTSNVDQLEEIAESGVVYGLDDTLFNDCMYGDQLKFLRGVANTTYEYSGIIHDAYTRGQNQVEYQDNSFARQLALIARLIKGNLGTKVYMISMGGFDTHGNQPQAHANLMTNLSVAVNNFYEDIAFTQQDDKVLSMTFSEFGRRIFENGSNGTDHGKATPTLFFGSGLNGSAFVGDHPTLDDPDGRGNLEYTMDFRDLYATVLAEWLCVDIPLVEAHLLNYKPYVPVDLGFSCSGEAFPDIVYSDGEVTPPVYPDEEAETPFNPDLINAVVHKPFYPTDSTPHIYLEMPFSAHVDIELFNILGQKVGTVFNEMMFEGSTEINIRERMPEQLSTGKYIYRINVQNQKMSKSVMVV; translated from the coding sequence ATGTGCAACACACACCACTCCCCATTTAAAGGTCTTCAACACGAAGGTCATGATGAAGAACATAAAACATGGAGCAGACGCTCTTTTTTACAAGCAATGGGCATTGCGGGCTCAGGCTCAATGATGCTAGGTGCAAATATGTTATCGGCTTCTGCCCCATCGCCATTATCGGCGGGCATATCAGCTGCCGAAACAGATAATATCTTAATACTTATTCGCCTGTCTGGTGGTAATGATGGATTAAGCACGGTCATACCTATTGAACAATATGATAGTTATGCCAATGCAAGACCTAATATCTATATACCAGAAAGTAAGGTTTTAAAATTGACTGATGAATTCGGTGTACCATCATACATGAGTTCTTTGGCTCCAATGTGGGAAGAAGGTCAGTTCAAAGCAGTGCATGGTGTAGGTTATGAAGGACAAAGTTTATCTCACTTTACAGGTTCAGATATCTTTGCTAACACCGACATAGAAACTACAGGATTCAGCGGTTTAAATACCGGATGGATGGGTAGGCATTTTGAAAACATGTACCCAGATTATTTAGTTAATCCCCCAGCGGCACCAGCTGCCATACAAATTGGGCAGTTTGGTAGTTTGGTTTTTCAGGGTGATGAAACAAACTATGCATTTGTAACTTCTAATGTTGATCAACTAGAGGAAATTGCAGAATCTGGCGTTGTCTATGGTTTAGATGATACCTTATTCAATGACTGCATGTACGGTGACCAGTTGAAATTTTTGAGAGGAGTAGCCAATACAACTTATGAATATTCTGGTATTATACACGATGCTTACACACGTGGGCAAAATCAAGTAGAATATCAAGACAATAGCTTTGCCCGCCAATTGGCACTTATCGCAAGATTAATAAAAGGTAACCTTGGCACAAAGGTGTATATGATTTCAATGGGCGGTTTTGACACCCATGGTAATCAACCACAGGCACATGCCAATTTAATGACCAATTTATCTGTTGCGGTAAACAACTTCTATGAAGACATAGCCTTTACCCAACAAGATGATAAAGTATTGAGCATGACCTTCTCTGAATTCGGACGACGAATTTTTGAAAATGGCTCTAATGGTACCGATCATGGTAAAGCAACACCGACCTTATTTTTTGGTTCAGGTTTAAATGGTAGTGCATTTGTTGGCGATCACCCAACCCTTGACGACCCAGATGGACGCGGAAACTTAGAATACACAATGGATTTTAGAGATCTCTATGCTACCGTTCTAGCAGAATGGCTATGTGTAGACATACCATTGGTTGAGGCGCATTTATTGAATTACAAACCGTATGTACCGGTAGACTTAGGCTTTAGTTGTAGTGGAGAGGCTTTCCCCGATATTGTATATAGTGATGGCGAAGTAACACCACCTGTGTATCCTGATGAGGAAGCAGAGACTCCGTTTAACCCAGACTTAATAAATGCCGTTGTACATAAACCTTTTTATCCAACGGATAGTACACCACATATCTATTTAGAAATGCCATTTTCGGCACATGTAGATATAGAACTTTTTAATATTCTAGGTCAGAAAGTAGGCACTGTTTTTAACGAAATGATGTTTGAAGGTTCTACCGAAATAAATATACGAGAGCGCATGCCCGAACAACTATCAACAGGTAAGTACATTTATCGTATTAATGTACAAAACCAAAAAATGAGTAAATCAGTGATGGTAGTTTAA
- a CDS encoding DUF1800 domain-containing protein, with translation MEYFINCNTSTLAPYTANLDQLRAAHLYRRLGFSASVATINQATGQSAAALVDSLIDEALSMPEIATPAWANWNNDNYPADSDASNQLKREQKSEFQLAYANGLLNNNLRDRLSFFWSNHFVTELEVYNCNSFLYQYIDCLQRNSLGNFKTFTSEIGLTNAMLYYLDGVYNNGNNPNENYARELYELFTLGEGNGYTEEDIIETAKALSGYVERGEVGCSPVAFDATKHDEGSKTILGQTGNWGYDDVINILFEQRAPEIAEFICRKLYEFFVHPDSKDDANNAQMIIDGLAATLVTNDFELAPVLRLLFKSQHFFDDEAIGVIIKSPVDFYFNTLNESGFSYTDTNVAEMVNYSALLSQEIFEPFDVAGWQRDRSWINTNFMIGRWLTIESILEEFYMADNEQFRTFGLEISGNTGLTSSNPDEVARLIIDFVLTKGLLNEEEYAKAFAIFRSDVEDVYYNGGNQESWTLATWQQGPFQVYLLFQYLARQPEFQLK, from the coding sequence ATGGAATATTTCATTAATTGTAATACTTCTACTCTTGCTCCGTATACAGCTAATCTAGATCAGCTAAGAGCAGCTCATTTATACAGACGATTAGGATTTAGCGCCTCTGTCGCCACTATAAACCAAGCTACCGGTCAATCTGCCGCTGCATTGGTAGATAGTTTAATAGATGAAGCTTTAAGCATGCCAGAAATAGCTACGCCAGCTTGGGCAAATTGGAACAATGACAATTACCCTGCAGACAGTGATGCAAGCAATCAACTAAAGAGAGAACAAAAATCTGAATTTCAATTGGCGTATGCCAATGGTCTTTTAAATAACAATTTAAGAGATCGGTTAAGCTTTTTCTGGAGCAATCATTTTGTTACTGAATTAGAAGTTTATAACTGTAATTCTTTTTTATATCAATATATAGACTGTCTTCAACGTAACTCTTTAGGTAATTTTAAAACCTTTACTAGTGAAATTGGGTTAACCAATGCCATGTTATATTACTTAGATGGTGTGTATAACAATGGTAACAACCCTAATGAAAATTATGCTCGTGAATTGTATGAGCTATTTACTTTGGGTGAAGGCAACGGATATACTGAAGAAGATATAATTGAAACAGCAAAAGCCTTAAGTGGTTATGTAGAACGTGGCGAAGTTGGTTGTTCACCTGTAGCCTTTGATGCTACTAAGCATGATGAAGGTTCCAAAACTATATTAGGTCAAACCGGCAATTGGGGATATGATGATGTTATCAATATACTCTTCGAACAAAGAGCACCAGAAATAGCAGAATTCATCTGCCGTAAATTATATGAATTTTTTGTGCACCCAGATTCTAAAGATGATGCGAATAACGCACAAATGATTATTGATGGTTTGGCTGCCACATTAGTAACCAATGACTTTGAATTGGCACCAGTGTTAAGACTTTTATTTAAGAGTCAGCACTTTTTTGACGATGAAGCTATTGGAGTAATTATAAAGAGTCCGGTAGATTTCTATTTTAACACACTAAATGAATCAGGCTTTAGCTACACAGACACTAATGTTGCCGAAATGGTCAATTACAGTGCCTTATTAAGCCAAGAAATATTTGAACCTTTTGATGTTGCCGGTTGGCAAAGAGACAGGTCATGGATCAACACCAATTTTATGATTGGGCGTTGGCTTACCATTGAAAGCATATTAGAAGAATTCTATATGGCAGACAATGAGCAATTTAGAACATTTGGACTAGAAATATCAGGAAATACAGGTTTAACAAGCTCAAACCCCGACGAGGTTGCTAGACTAATTATAGATTTCGTTTTAACTAAGGGTCTTCTAAATGAAGAAGAATATGCCAAAGCATTTGCCATATTCAGAAGTGATGTAGAAGATGTTTACTACAATGGTGGTAATCAAGAATCGTGGACGCTGGCTACTTGGCAACAAGGTCCGTTTCAAGTTTACCTCCTTTTTCAGTATTTAGCTAGACAACCTGAGTTTCAATTAAAATAA
- a CDS encoding Tex family protein, with protein sequence MQLLPYILKYTQLPEKGIQNTIELLNADCTIPFISRYRKERTGNLDEVQVGAIVQFKEQFEALEKRKKAIIKAVDEQGVLTAELKQKFNNSEDLTQLEDLYLPFKKSKKTKAEVARKNGLEPLAKIIMAQRNDDIEFTASKYLSKEVENEDDALEGARHIISEWINERTDIRSSIRSQLARFAIISTKVIGTKKDDEKAQKFRDYFEWSEPLNKCPSHRLLAILRAESEKFIRVKIELDDERLLDRIENRIIKTNNACGKQIELAISDAYKRLLFPSLSNELLKAAKEKADDEAIAVFSNNLRQLLLGAPLGEKRILAIDPGFRTGCKVVCLDAQGNLVHNETIYPHAPQNDVAGAIKKLSSLANAYKIEAIAIGNGTASRETEQVVKKVIFNNPVEVFVVSEAGASIYSASKIARDEFPNYDVTVRGAVSIGRRLADPLAELVKIDPKSIGVGQYQHDVDQSKLKNSLDTVVESCVNSVGVNINTASVPLLSYVSGIGPKLAENIVAQRKEKGAFTSRKDIMDVPRLGGKAFEQGAAFLRIKDAKNPLDDSAVHPESYGIVKQMAKDKETEILSLIGNKTILKEIDLHKYCTNEVGLPTLEDIRSELEKPGLDRREKAKVFTFDQTIKSITDLHSGQLLPGIVNNITNFGCFVDIGIKESGLIHVSNLSDSFVKDVNEHVHLHQQIIVKVLEVDVQRKRIQLKLHK encoded by the coding sequence ATGCAATTACTCCCATATATACTTAAATACACCCAACTACCAGAGAAGGGGATTCAAAATACTATTGAGCTTTTAAATGCCGATTGTACCATACCTTTCATTTCTAGATATCGTAAAGAAAGAACTGGTAATTTAGATGAAGTACAAGTTGGTGCTATCGTTCAATTTAAAGAACAGTTTGAAGCATTAGAAAAGAGAAAAAAAGCCATTATAAAAGCTGTTGACGAACAAGGCGTCTTAACGGCTGAGCTAAAACAAAAGTTCAATAATTCTGAAGATCTTACCCAGTTAGAAGATTTATACCTCCCATTCAAAAAAAGTAAAAAAACCAAAGCTGAAGTTGCACGTAAAAACGGATTAGAGCCATTGGCTAAAATCATTATGGCGCAGCGAAATGATGACATTGAATTTACGGCATCTAAATATCTCAGCAAAGAGGTAGAAAATGAAGATGATGCCTTAGAAGGTGCTAGACACATTATTTCTGAATGGATTAATGAACGTACAGACATAAGAAGTTCCATAAGATCCCAATTAGCAAGATTTGCCATTATTAGTACAAAAGTAATAGGTACTAAAAAAGATGATGAAAAGGCACAGAAATTCCGCGATTATTTTGAGTGGAGCGAGCCTTTAAATAAATGTCCGTCTCACCGATTACTTGCCATTTTACGTGCCGAATCAGAAAAATTTATCCGGGTTAAAATTGAGCTAGATGATGAACGATTACTGGACCGAATCGAAAACAGAATCATTAAAACTAATAATGCCTGTGGAAAACAAATTGAGCTAGCCATTTCAGATGCATATAAAAGGTTACTATTCCCGTCTTTATCCAACGAACTATTAAAAGCAGCAAAAGAAAAAGCAGATGATGAAGCAATTGCTGTTTTCTCTAATAATCTAAGACAATTATTATTGGGTGCTCCTTTAGGTGAAAAACGAATTCTTGCCATAGATCCAGGTTTTAGAACGGGTTGTAAAGTGGTCTGCCTAGATGCTCAAGGCAATTTGGTACATAATGAAACTATTTATCCGCATGCGCCACAAAATGATGTTGCTGGCGCAATAAAGAAATTAAGTTCGTTGGCAAATGCATATAAAATAGAGGCAATCGCCATTGGTAACGGTACGGCATCTAGAGAAACAGAGCAAGTTGTAAAGAAGGTGATTTTCAATAATCCTGTTGAGGTATTTGTGGTAAGTGAGGCTGGCGCTTCCATTTATTCCGCCTCTAAAATTGCCAGAGATGAATTCCCAAATTATGATGTTACCGTACGTGGTGCCGTTTCTATTGGTAGGCGTTTAGCAGATCCACTTGCTGAACTTGTAAAAATAGACCCAAAATCTATTGGTGTTGGGCAATACCAACATGATGTTGATCAGAGCAAATTAAAGAACTCACTAGATACGGTTGTTGAAAGTTGTGTAAATTCTGTTGGCGTAAACATCAACACCGCTAGCGTTCCGTTATTAAGTTATGTATCTGGTATTGGACCAAAATTAGCAGAAAATATTGTTGCTCAGAGAAAAGAAAAAGGAGCTTTTACAAGTCGAAAAGATATTATGGATGTTCCACGTTTAGGTGGTAAGGCATTTGAGCAAGGTGCAGCTTTTCTACGAATAAAAGACGCTAAGAATCCACTTGACGATTCTGCCGTACACCCAGAAAGTTATGGCATAGTTAAGCAAATGGCAAAAGATAAAGAAACAGAAATTTTATCGCTGATTGGGAACAAAACAATACTTAAAGAAATTGATCTTCATAAGTATTGTACTAATGAGGTTGGGCTACCTACCTTAGAAGACATTCGCTCAGAACTAGAAAAACCAGGTTTAGACCGTAGAGAAAAAGCAAAGGTTTTTACATTTGATCAAACTATTAAATCTATAACAGATTTACATAGCGGGCAATTGTTACCAGGAATTGTAAATAACATTACCAACTTCGGGTGTTTTGTAGATATCGGTATTAAAGAAAGCGGATTAATTCATGTTTCTAACCTATCAGATTCTTTTGTTAAAGATGTGAATGAACATGTACACTTACATCAGCAAATTATTGTGAAAGTTTTAGAAGTTGATGTTCAAAGAAAACGTATTCAATTAAAGCTACATAAATAA
- a CDS encoding histone deacetylase family protein, whose amino-acid sequence MLKIANHPIYKHPLPEGHRFPMEKYELLPQQLIYEGTCAEENFFEPEIPNDKHIVAVHDPEYFYDLLNMMISPKMARKIGFPLSEDLVERERIIADGTIKGCDFALEYGIAMNIAGGTHHAFSNHGEAFCMLNDQAIGARYLMNNGLAKKILIIDLDVHQGNGTAEIFKNDDAVFTFSMHGEGNYPFKKEQSDLDIPLPKGTTDEIYLSILKENLPKLINTVKPDFIFYLCGVDILESDKLGTLSMTLEGCKKRDEFVLSTCHNFNIPVQCSMGGGYSPNIKIIVEAHANTFRLAQNIYF is encoded by the coding sequence ATGCTAAAAATAGCAAATCACCCTATATATAAACATCCGTTACCAGAGGGACATCGTTTTCCTATGGAAAAATATGAGCTATTACCACAGCAATTAATTTATGAAGGTACCTGCGCAGAAGAAAATTTCTTTGAACCAGAAATACCAAATGACAAACATATTGTAGCAGTTCACGATCCTGAGTACTTCTATGATTTATTGAATATGATGATTTCGCCCAAAATGGCACGTAAAATAGGTTTTCCACTTTCAGAAGACTTGGTAGAACGCGAACGTATTATTGCAGATGGTACCATAAAAGGATGTGATTTTGCTTTAGAATATGGAATTGCCATGAACATTGCCGGTGGTACTCACCATGCTTTTAGCAATCATGGTGAGGCATTTTGCATGTTAAACGATCAAGCAATTGGCGCTAGATACTTAATGAATAATGGTCTTGCTAAAAAAATTCTCATTATAGACCTAGATGTGCATCAAGGAAACGGAACTGCAGAAATATTTAAGAATGATGATGCAGTTTTTACATTTTCAATGCATGGTGAAGGTAATTATCCGTTTAAAAAAGAACAGTCAGACTTAGATATTCCATTGCCAAAAGGAACTACTGATGAAATATACCTTTCTATACTAAAGGAAAATTTACCCAAACTAATTAATACAGTTAAGCCAGATTTTATCTTTTACCTCTGTGGTGTTGACATTCTAGAAAGTGACAAATTAGGCACGCTTAGCATGACATTAGAAGGATGTAAAAAACGGGATGAATTTGTTTTAAGTACATGTCATAACTTTAATATACCGGTGCAATGTAGTATGGGCGGTGGTTACTCACCAAATATTAAGATTATAGTTGAAGCGCATGCTAATACATTCCGATTAGCACAAAACATTTATTTTTAA
- a CDS encoding YraN family protein: MGKHNEFGKEGEQIAVDFLKKNGYIIKYKNYRYLQAEIDIIARKGDILAIVEVRSRSSDFIENIAETVTAKKIKLLVMAADHYVTDNNLDVEVRFDIITILKNKSKFELEHLESAFYHF; this comes from the coding sequence ATGGGAAAACATAATGAATTTGGTAAAGAAGGGGAACAGATAGCAGTTGATTTTCTCAAAAAGAACGGGTATATAATTAAGTATAAAAACTATAGATATCTGCAGGCCGAAATTGATATTATAGCAAGAAAGGGTGACATTTTGGCAATTGTTGAAGTTCGTTCAAGAAGTTCAGATTTTATAGAGAATATAGCTGAAACGGTAACTGCAAAAAAAATTAAGCTGTTGGTTATGGCCGCAGACCACTACGTTACCGATAATAACTTAGACGTTGAGGTGCGTTTTGATATTATAACCATACTCAAAAATAAGAGTAAATTTGAGTTAGAACATTTAGAATCTGCCTTTTATCATTTCTGA
- the metG gene encoding methionine--tRNA ligase, with the protein MSDIKSPSRYTITAALPYTNGPIHIGHLAGVYVPADIYARYLRLTGKDVAFVCGSDEHGVAISMKAKKEGVTPKDIIDKYHAIIKQSFVDFGITFDNYSRTSAQVHHDTASEFFINLYDKGDFIEETTAQLYDEEAQQFLADRFVIGTCPKCGNEEAYGDQCENCGSSLNATDLINPKSTITGTVPTTKETKHWFLPLDRYEDFLREWILKGHKDDWKPNVYGQCKSWIDGGLEPRAVTRDLDWGIPVPVPGGEGKVLYVWFDAPIGYISSTKEWAAREGKDWEPYWKDENTKLVHFIGKDNIVFHCIIFPSMLKAEGSYILPENVPANEFLNLEGNKLSTSKNWAVWLHEYLVDFPEMQDSLRYTLTANAPETKDNDFTWKDFQARNNNELVAILGNFINRVVVLTNKYYEGKVPAAGNLTDVDTETLEQLSKYPGIISSSIERYRFREAGQELMNLARLGNKYLADAEPWKVIKVDEERVKTIMNIALQIAAGLAVLSEPFLPFTSNKLKNILNIDSSAGDGLNWNDVSTKEALLQPEHQINQAELLFRKIEDTEIQAQLDKLEATKKANENENKKLMPQKDTITYDDFSKLDMRVGTIIEAEKMAKAKKLLVLKVDTGLDVRTIVSGIAESFKPEEIVGKKVTVLVNLAPRALRGVDSEGMILMTENADGKLVFVNPDEDSVGNGEGIN; encoded by the coding sequence ATGTCCGATATTAAATCACCCTCTAGATATACGATTACTGCTGCATTACCATATACAAACGGTCCAATACATATTGGTCATTTAGCCGGTGTTTACGTACCAGCAGATATTTACGCTCGTTACCTAAGATTAACAGGTAAAGACGTTGCCTTTGTTTGTGGTAGCGATGAACATGGTGTAGCCATTTCAATGAAAGCAAAAAAGGAAGGCGTAACTCCTAAAGATATTATCGATAAATATCATGCAATTATTAAGCAGTCTTTTGTAGATTTTGGTATAACGTTTGACAATTATTCAAGAACCTCTGCACAGGTTCATCACGATACTGCTTCAGAATTCTTTATAAATCTTTATGATAAAGGAGATTTTATTGAAGAAACTACGGCACAATTATATGATGAGGAAGCACAACAGTTTTTGGCAGATCGTTTTGTAATAGGCACATGCCCTAAATGTGGTAATGAAGAGGCGTACGGAGATCAATGTGAAAATTGTGGATCTAGTTTAAATGCGACAGATTTAATAAATCCGAAATCAACCATAACCGGAACCGTACCTACAACTAAAGAAACAAAACACTGGTTTTTACCTTTAGACAGGTATGAGGATTTTTTAAGAGAGTGGATCCTAAAAGGTCATAAAGACGATTGGAAACCCAATGTATATGGACAGTGTAAATCATGGATCGATGGCGGTTTAGAGCCAAGAGCCGTAACTAGAGATTTAGATTGGGGAATACCCGTGCCTGTACCAGGTGGTGAAGGCAAAGTATTATATGTTTGGTTTGATGCTCCTATAGGATATATTTCATCTACCAAAGAATGGGCAGCCCGTGAAGGAAAAGATTGGGAACCCTATTGGAAAGATGAAAACACCAAATTAGTTCACTTCATTGGGAAGGATAATATTGTTTTTCACTGTATCATTTTCCCTTCTATGTTAAAGGCGGAAGGCAGTTATATTCTACCTGAAAATGTACCCGCAAATGAATTCTTGAATTTAGAAGGAAACAAACTGTCTACTTCTAAAAACTGGGCGGTTTGGTTGCATGAGTACCTAGTAGATTTTCCTGAAATGCAAGATTCGTTGCGTTATACGTTAACTGCAAACGCACCAGAAACAAAGGATAACGATTTCACTTGGAAAGATTTTCAAGCACGTAACAATAATGAACTAGTAGCCATTTTAGGTAATTTCATTAACAGAGTCGTGGTACTGACCAACAAGTATTATGAAGGCAAAGTACCTGCTGCAGGAAACTTAACCGATGTTGATACTGAGACTCTTGAACAATTATCAAAATACCCAGGAATCATTTCCAGTTCTATTGAGCGCTACCGTTTTAGAGAAGCGGGTCAAGAATTAATGAATCTCGCTCGTTTAGGTAATAAATACTTAGCCGATGCAGAACCTTGGAAAGTGATTAAGGTTGATGAAGAACGCGTAAAAACAATCATGAATATTGCTTTACAAATTGCGGCTGGTTTAGCCGTTTTAAGCGAACCATTTTTACCGTTTACTTCTAACAAGTTAAAGAATATTCTAAATATCGATTCAAGCGCAGGTGATGGTCTAAATTGGAATGATGTTTCAACAAAAGAAGCATTATTACAGCCTGAACATCAAATAAACCAAGCAGAACTATTATTTAGAAAAATTGAGGACACTGAAATTCAAGCTCAACTGGATAAGTTAGAAGCGACCAAAAAAGCGAACGAAAACGAAAACAAAAAACTAATGCCACAAAAAGATACCATAACATATGATGATTTTTCAAAACTAGATATGCGTGTTGGTACTATTATCGAAGCTGAAAAAATGGCAAAAGCTAAAAAACTTTTAGTCTTAAAAGTGGATACTGGCTTAGACGTTAGAACTATAGTTTCTGGTATTGCAGAAAGCTTTAAACCAGAAGAAATAGTCGGTAAAAAAGTTACTGTTTTGGTCAACCTAGCACCAAGAGCTTTACGTGGTGTTGATAGTGAAGGCATGATTTTAATGACGGAAAATGCCGATGGCAAATTAGTGTTTGTAAACCCAGATGAGGATAGTGTTGGTAATGGGGAAGGGATTAACTAG
- a CDS encoding aspartate kinase, protein MKTISSVVEEYIKKKPFLQSALAQGIINLTSLSRIVKPEIEHELGKDIRNGAIVMALKRLSDDLEFRATHKILKVLKNIGEITVRSSLTDYTFLASDKILVHQAKLLEEINNNQDVFYTSSRGVNEINIVISNVMDKTVERLFKDEKCTQKAEELSSITVKLPAENVSVPGIYYFIFQRLAWEGIVLYEVISTTNEFTILVNDAQVDMAFKTIKDLKAL, encoded by the coding sequence ATGAAAACAATATCATCAGTCGTTGAAGAGTACATTAAGAAAAAGCCATTTTTACAAAGTGCTCTAGCTCAGGGTATCATCAATCTTACATCGCTATCTAGAATAGTGAAACCAGAGATTGAGCATGAATTAGGTAAAGACATTCGTAATGGCGCAATTGTAATGGCATTAAAACGCCTGTCCGATGATTTGGAGTTTAGGGCGACCCATAAGATCCTAAAAGTGTTGAAAAATATTGGTGAGATAACCGTAAGATCATCACTTACCGATTATACTTTTTTAGCTTCAGATAAAATATTGGTACATCAAGCTAAGTTGCTTGAAGAGATCAATAATAATCAAGATGTTTTCTACACCTCTAGCCGTGGTGTAAACGAAATCAACATAGTAATTAGTAATGTGATGGATAAAACAGTTGAGAGACTTTTCAAAGACGAAAAGTGTACTCAAAAAGCGGAAGAGCTTTCATCCATTACCGTAAAACTACCTGCAGAAAACGTTTCAGTACCTGGTATTTATTACTTTATATTTCAAAGGTTAGCTTGGGAAGGGATTGTTCTTTATGAAGTAATCTCAACCACAAATGAATTTACTATTCTAGTAAATGATGCTCAAGTAGATATGGCATTTAAAACAATAAAGGATTTAAAGGCGCTTTAG
- a CDS encoding phosphatase PAP2 family protein has translation MKKVIILLGITFCISLKAQDSVKDSTETRWNMLKYDVGSIFTGVGYSYARPFHWKGDQWAQFGAVVAGTGLIYLVDDETSRFIRNNREGIPRVIRDYGEFYGSPSNNYLATSGVYAVGLITKNEKLRRTGVLLISSATSAGLLQQVLKSVVGRARPLADLGKDTFDPFNSSRNFHSFPSGHALLAFTNAYAIGKQFKNPWVKAGIYTLGAIPGISRVWDGQHYLSDMVFAFAISIATVESIDRYLDKRYDEKYNDQTKMVSWNLNFGPGQLGVTVNF, from the coding sequence ATGAAAAAAGTAATAATCCTCTTAGGCATAACCTTTTGTATTTCATTAAAAGCTCAAGACTCCGTTAAAGATTCTACAGAAACACGGTGGAATATGCTTAAGTACGATGTTGGTAGTATTTTTACAGGGGTTGGATATTCATATGCACGCCCATTTCATTGGAAAGGTGATCAATGGGCTCAATTTGGCGCTGTTGTAGCTGGTACAGGATTAATTTATTTAGTAGATGACGAAACATCAAGATTTATTAGAAATAACAGAGAAGGTATCCCTAGAGTTATTCGTGATTATGGTGAATTTTATGGCAGTCCTTCAAATAATTATTTAGCAACATCAGGTGTATATGCTGTAGGATTAATTACCAAAAATGAAAAACTAAGACGAACAGGTGTATTATTAATATCATCAGCTACTTCAGCCGGACTTCTACAACAAGTGCTAAAATCTGTAGTAGGTAGAGCAAGACCTTTGGCAGATTTAGGCAAAGATACTTTTGACCCTTTCAATTCAAGCAGAAACTTTCATTCGTTCCCTTCTGGGCATGCATTATTAGCTTTTACAAATGCTTACGCAATTGGGAAACAATTTAAAAATCCTTGGGTAAAAGCAGGTATTTATACTTTAGGTGCAATTCCGGGTATTTCTCGTGTTTGGGATGGCCAGCATTATTTAAGTGATATGGTGTTTGCCTTTGCCATAAGTATTGCTACCGTAGAATCTATTGATCGATATTTAGATAAAAGGTATGATGAGAAATACAACGACCAAACAAAAATGGTAAGTTGGAATCTTAATTTTGGACCAGGTCAATTGGGTGTTACCGTTAATTTTTAA